A genomic region of Cyprinus carpio isolate SPL01 chromosome B13, ASM1834038v1, whole genome shotgun sequence contains the following coding sequences:
- the alms1 gene encoding uncharacterized protein alms1 isoform X1 — MRVNVCVSNDMDSEGCAANVNNAVPTWRTMEPPAEIPCQQHGQNMHDSEASRPYTDPDNEERPFSNTQDSSVQPLIDRSETLQLDFQDSQLSPALTLHPCLDKSHLLSDSTFFQHTDAEFVPLRGCPDFSVMTERCPRTSNVAVTDDSHHQNTILYQAGLSQHPLEVPTALSGEKSCCSLSQHSLSPGDYCKGLEDQGSVSYGAEDKIIRHMEGEEQTTAQQLIEGMSARLLLESREEDVIVAVSDSSAISSTSEPVSLHQNIDKSQLDPSMNLQKGREQPQGGSLSSFQKAADVSNITFRDSRMHSHQTTDHLHDQLLSARQRGSISAPASRHHSGNKSSHSGMCVTPAGEGLMHVPDLQRVLWSSGHLTAADGSFLSSQPVSQSTPALPLMRPPPALTKLSLIDSTQEAVASAATSSQNSLSKTGLIPSLDLSGQRSSPIHSQTTATVPSGPSETVQTVSNAHPISNEQINPPASNTPHSDTQHFYSGAEMKDQVPRLALGRVHSLPSLNYLQKVDAWKANQNSSRSFYENLAPPGFDGVSPKKKAQDVVSEALNHMLSRDTRLTFGANPSSQMIQPLSSSHSGSGSPRRVDVVGAGACRGQASESPVNRSHSHSSLSSVVTSIQKDAGPHNQHIPVTQFNNIIPATRSFDYQSSFVSDGKGEGKNSSAPHADKSSVKMSPLLSLGRFSDMSSNLNMSSTLSSSQGSCHGEQSMRASVGAASSVVSLEVDNYAPYWTSRPASPPHTRELNIEDRIPLYLLNLGIDQSPSTILNPFTRRGPIREPEFSPTDLCTIKGSIGTPTKSTQPSEVDSLQKETFSSSSQLSADSCASVTHRLSVHEQGQPASDGTVKKMFNQVDTPPRINSTVHPLSSLQQSDAPQSEGSFGLPSQISSESMPPPGPREVVKEDDDSFVGSGTLREIRRLLGQAESLVSGRSSLTSSPGSHRLSESDTSLVSLGRNIQGYHEDTSLSAGGNLSLLLTRSSSDSALKGSLSSSQRLQQIDRTTIEPTALSLSREESLKSRDLCVTPRRAEPEGCSAPDQDKAKPPTVTSAMQINVPSIAENQDQTEDAVIGSSENNSSHGSAEVESMSDSNSESSLAVRVARLLQSESPVSMVTSRPSSSDPEDSRAREWILMKVSGRRCESLELNAEDRERIEDIKRELLLNTKYTKWSSDSEGSAQSSVGPESQLTKDCVGLRNMENRNLDQLQKVDSKPLDTVPFYTPIQQDLEAKVRQIALREGLSSQLFTSVTISTTRHTPSPQSPSHCPITATEELDSVGPDHETLESTSQMRLQPAVIPNVSGREKEMAREEQHREEKKGEEMSDDNKENIVTNTPQSIHRIPHMDYNVTGSNQILSSAASDSAFDKKSHLSHIHVTLSPKPKHQSNPNYLSRLSSQNTSKDVPPPVVSGMTGEHLQSIHQISNSNHARSYEHREPVQGQNAGSISAHLQARYPQTFAPSQRLAGTSRTLSVQAAVPALLPYKPHGSSELFYIPQADPELSPGHSDTTVESSHPGSDDAVPPHFNTDILGSRELEDNIITSKHKEGIYSKRANMKRVSSVSGQNYNTVPEAYVFEKSVDTVGIDKEYRDEEENFVPLHMEADYSTDDVHLHTSTIQEPKLPLEPRHLPSQPIRKSYREDKKKQDRTPHDVSIEISGSLDQLWRRFSEKWSMEETRPTNEGETSLLDRLERLSRLIHSTTPTDLTTQQSHSRRGEYYRRTDREDGTTEGEEQGERVQLDMAPQQAWPEHEESQDRVHRCPAERDESASVETSSSLSTIDTERLLRAFGPHRVTSKGLKSSDSLLRLYNTLNMQKTGRRKSRTKHVAISVATDDVSTDDSTVSADSLSSSSTLSHRSQRGVSQNLNSKRSKVKLVSKGVQAGDLEIVINGTRRHTRDVGTIFPSPCAFKNIRSSNTFGRSIQSGFPIPTASTSKPTQTLTAPKKDPSNKSSRTRYPNGVSWFVAADDLKCDGRKENQPQTESEPCPSQVWFEPYTRTRPWRETTREPLRERQNQQEQERPTESITATERDISDKPSALIRLSLQEALELHRPEFVSRSRERMKRLGLLVEERRLQAVFNREREELFNCPAPSRPYRPAAPVPRKRVVPRREMVQRSKDWVGRKSHSQRIDRTDRLRRKYAQLPEVQRRREEERRQAEYRSYRHNAQLFNKKVTNRVLGRRAPWQ; from the exons ATGCGCGTTAACGTCTGCGTCAGTAACGACATGGATTCAGAGGGGTGTGCAGCAAACGTAAACAAT gctgTGCCTACATGGAGGACCATGGAA CCCCCTGCAGAGATTCCCTGCCAGCAGCATGGACAAAATATGCATGATTCAGAGGCTAGCAGACCATACACAGATCCTGACAATGAAGAAAGACCATTTAGTAACACTCAGGATTCAAGCGTGCAGCCACTCATAGACAGATCTGAGACTTTACAACTGG acTTTCAGGATAGCCAGTTGTCACCTGCACTTACCCTGCATCCATGCCTGGACAAATCTCACCTTCTTTCTGACTCCACATTTTTTCAGCATACAGATGCAGAATTTGTCCCTCTTCG GGGATGTCCTGACTTCTCAGTTATGACTGAGAGATGCCCCAGGACTTCAAATGTAGCTGTAACTGATGATTCCCACCACCAAAATACTATTCTTTACCAGGCTGGACTTTCCCAGCATCCGTTGGAGGTACCAACAGCCCTGTCTGGTGAAAAAAGCTGCTGTTCACTCTCCCAGCACAGCCTGTCTCCTGGAGACTATTGCAAAGGGCTTGAGGATCAAGGGAGCGTTTCTTATGGTGCTGAGGACAAAATCATCAGACATATGGAAGGAGAGGAGCAGACCACTGCTCAGCAGCTTATTGAGGGAATGTCTGCTCGGCTCTTGTTAGAGTCCAGGGAAGAGGATGTTATTGTGGCTGTTAGTGACAGCAGTGCCATTTCCTCCACCTCTGAACCTGTCTCACTTCACCAAAACATAGACAAAAGCCAGTTAGATCCTTCCATGAATCTTCAAAAAGGCAGAGAGCAGCCCCAAGGGGGCTCATTATCATCATTTCAGAAGGCCGCAGATGTTTCAAATATAACTTTTCGTGATTCACGGATGCATTCACACCAGACAACTGACCATCTCCATGATCAGCTTCTGTCTGCAAGACAAAGAGGCTCCATCTCGGCACCAGCAAGTAGGCACCATAGTGGGAACAAAAGCTCTCATAGTGGAATGTGTGTCACACCAGCTGGTGAAGGTTTGATGCATGTACCAGATCTGCAGAGAGTGCTCTGGAGCTCCGGTCATCTAACAGCGGCAGATGGTTCATTCTTGAGCTCTCAGCCTGTGTCTCAGTCCACACCTGCACTACCTCTCATGAGACCCCCACCAGCATTGACCAAACTCTCACTCATAGACTCCACACAAGAGGCTGTTGCTTCTGCGGCTACATCCTCCCAAAACAGTCTCTCCAAAACTGGCTTAATTCCATCATTGGACCTAAGCGGTCAGCGTTCCTCTCCCATTCACTCTCAAACAACAGCTACAGTTCCTAGTGGACCTTCAGAGACTGTGCAAACAGTGTCAAATGCCCATCCCATTTCAAACGAACAAATAAATCCACCCGCCTCTAATACACCTCACTCTGACACTCAGCACTTTTACTCTGGTGCGGAGATGAAAGATCAGGTTCCTCGTTTGGCCCTTGGGAGAGTACATTCTCTTCCCAGTCTAAACTACTTACAGAAAGTAGATGCCTGGAAAGCCAATCAAAATTCTAGCAGGTCGTTTTATGAAAATTTGGCACCACCGGGGTTTGATGGTGTGTCACCCAAGAAAAAAGCACAGGATGTTGTTTCTGAAGCACTTAACCACATGCTTTCTCGAGACACGCGTCTGACATTTGGTGCTAATCCCAGCTCCCAGATGATTCAGCCACTTTCCTCTTCTCATTCTGGTAGTGGCTCACCCCGTCGGGTGGATGTTGTTGGGGCGGGTGCGTGCAGAGGACAAGCATCTGAGTCACCTGTCAATCGCTCACACTCTCACTCCTCCCTGAGCTCTGTGGTGACCTCTATTCAGAAAGACGCTGGTCCACACAATCAGCATATTCCAGTAACACAATTTAATAACATCATTCCAGCTACCAGATCATTTGACTATCAGTCGTCCTTCGTTTCAGATGGAAAGGGTGAAGGAAAGAATAGTTCAGCTCCTCACGCGGATAAAAGCTCAGTCAAGATGTCTCCTCTCCTCAGTCTGGGGCGCTTCAGTGACATGTCATCAAATCTCAACATGAGCAGCACTCTCTCAAGCTCTCAAGGCAGCTGCCATGGTGAGCAGAGTATGCGGGCATCAGTGGGAGCCGCCTCTTCAGTAGTGAGTCTTGAAGTAGATAATTATGCACCCTACTGGACCTCCAGACCTGCGTCCCCTCCTCACACTAGGGAACTCAACATTGAAGACAGGATCCCG ctgtacCTTTTAAATTTGGGTATTGACCAGTCACCTTCAACAATCTTAAATCCATTTACTCGTCGAGGACCAATCAGAGAGCCTGAATTCTCTCCTACTGACTTATGTACCATCAAAGGCTCCATAGGAACACCAACTAAAAGCACACAGCCATCTGAAG TTGACAGTCTTCAGAAGGAGACATTCTCCAGTTCTAGTCAGCTCTCAGCTGACTCCTGTGCTTCTGTCACACACCGATTGTCAGTGCATGAGCAAGGCCAACCAGCCAGTGATGGAACTGTGAAGAAAATGTTCAACCAGGTGGATACGCCACCAAGAATAAATTCAACTGTCCATCCTTTATCAAGCCTACAGCAGTCTGATGCTCCACAAAGTGAAGGAAGCTTTGGCCTTCCTAGCCAAATCAGCTCAGAATCCATGCCTCCTCCAGGTCCCAGAGAGGTGGTAAAGGAGGATGATGACTCTTTTGTAGGCTCTGGCACACTGCGTGAAATCAGACGTCTGCTGGGCCAGGCAGAAAGTCTGGTTTCTGGTCGATCCTCTCTGACTTCCTCTCCCGGCTCACACCGCCTCTCAGAGAGTGACACATCCCTTGTTTCATTAGGACGGAACATTCAAGGTTATCATGAAGACACATCTCTGTCAGCTGGCGGGAATCTTTCATTGCTGCTGACTCGCTCTTCATCAGATTCGGCTTTGAAAGGAAGCTTGTCATCCTCCCAAAGGCTTCAACAGATTGACCGCACAACTATAGAGCCTACCGCTCTCTCTTTGAGCAGAGAGGAAAGTTTGAAGTCACGTGACCTCTGTGTGACCCCAAGGCGGGCTGAACCTGAAGGCTGCAGTGCTCCAGACCAAGATAAGGCAAAGCCACCTACAGTCACATCTGCCATGCAGATAAATGTTCCTTCGATAGCAGAAAACCAGGACCAGACTGAGGATGCTGTGATTGGCTCTTCTGAGAATAATTCATCTCATGGCTCAGCTGAGGTTGAAAGTATGAGTGACAGTAACAGTGAGAGTTCATTGGCTGTCAGAGTTGCCAGGCTCCTGCAGAGTGAGTCACCCGTTTCAATGGTTACAAGCCGGCCAAGCAGCAGTGATCCAGAAGATAGCCGTGCGCGAG AATGGATCCTGATGAAGGTTTCTGGCCGCAGATGTGAAAGCTTAGAACTAAACGCTGAGGACAGAGAGAGAATTGAAGACATCAAAAGAGAGCTGCTACTGAACACCAAATACACCAAG TGGAGCTCAGATTCTGAGGGCAGTGCCCAATCGAGTGTTGGTCCTGAATCTCAGCTGACGAAGGACTGTGTTGGACTGCGTAACATGGAGAATCGTAACTTAGATCAGCTGCAGAAAGTCGATTCAAAACCTTTGGACACAGTCCCATTTTACACTCCTATCCAACAGGATCTAGAGGCCAAAGTTCGCCAGATTGCCCTTAGAGAGGGGCTCAGTTCCCAGCTGTTTACTTCTGTTACTATATCAACCACTCGCCACACTCCGTCTCCACAGTCACCATCACATTGCCCTATCACTGCTACTGAGGAACTGGACAGTGTTGGTCCTGACCATGAGACTTTAGAGAGCACGAGCCAAATGAGACTTCAGCCAGCTGTTATACCTAATGTATCTGGCAGAGAAAAGGAGATGGCGAGAGAAGAACAacacagagaagagaagaaaggAGAAGAAATGTCTGATGACAACAAAGAGAACATTGTTACAAACACTCCCCAGAGTATCCATAGAATACCTCACATGGACTATAATGTCACTGGCAGTAACCAGATATTATCTAGTGCTGCATCGGATTCAGCCTTTGACAAGAAGTCCCATCTCTCTCACATACACGTCACCTTATCACCCAAACCCAAACACCAGTCCAATCCAAACTACTTAAGCAGACTATCCAGTCAAAACACCAGTAAAGATGTCCCACCTCCAGTGGTGTCAGGCATGACTGGTGAACATCTGCAGTCCATACACCAAATCTCAAATTCAAATCATGCCAGATCATATGAACACAGAGAGCCGGTTCAAGGCCAGAATGCAGGAAGCATCAGTGCACACTTACAGGCCAGATACCCACAAACCTTTGCTCCCTCTCAGAGGCTGGCCGGGACATCCAGAACTCTCTCTGTTCAAGCAG CTGTCCCTGCCCTGTTGCCGTACAAACCTCATGGAAGCTCCGAGCTTTTCTACATCCCGCAAGCTGATCCAGAGCTTTCTCCTGGTCACTCGGACACAACTGTAGAAAGCTCTCACCCAG GTTCTGATGATGCTGTCCCTCCACACTTTAATACAGACATTTTAGGCTCTAGAGAGCTAGAAGACAACATAATTACATCAAAACACAAGGAAGGCATCTACAGCAAGAGGGCCAATATGAAGAGAG TTTCCAGTGTGTCTGGCCAAAATTACAATACTGTTCCTGAAGCTTATGTTTTTGAGAAGAGCGTGGACACTGTTGGCATAGATAAGGAGTATAGAGATGAGGAAGAAAATTTTGTTCCCTTACACATGGAGGCAGACTACAGTACAGATGACGTGCATCTTCACACTAGCACCATTCAGGAGCCCAAATTACCGCTAGAACCACGCCATTTAccttctcagccaatcagaaagtCCTACAGGGAGGACAAGAAAAAGCAGGACAGAACACCTCATGATGTTAGCATAGAGATTAGCGGTTCTCTGGACCAGCTGTGGCGTCGCTTCAGTGAAAAATGGAGCATGGAGGAGACAAGGCCAACTAATGAGGGAGAGACGTCACTGCTTGATAGACTGGAGCGTCTGTCTCGTCTCATTCACAGTACCACTCCAACAGACCTAACTACACAACAGTCACACAGCAGGAGAGGAGAGTATTACAGGAGGACTGATCGAGAGGATGGGACCACAGAGGGAGAAGAGCAAGGAGAAAGAGTTCAGTTAGACATGGCTCCACAACAAGCTTGGCCTGAGCATGAGGAGAGTCAGGACAGAGTGCATCGCTGTCCTGCTGAGAGAGATGAGTCTGCGAGTGTGGAGACGAGCAGTAGCCTGTCCACTATTGACACGGAGCGGCTGCTGCGAGCTTTTGGACCTCACCGGGTCACCAGTAAGGGACTGAAAAGCAGTGACAGCTTGCTCAGGCTTTACAACACCCTCAATATGCAGAAAACTGGCCGAAGGAAATCCCGAACTAAACACGTTGCCATCTCTGTTGCTACCGATGATGTGAGCACTGATGACTCCACA GTCTCTGCTGATTCTTTATCATCTTCAAGCACTTTATCCCATCGTTCTCAAAGAGGTGTTTCCCAAAACCTCAATTccaaaaggtcaaaggtcaaactaGTCAGCAAAGGTGTGCAGGCAG GTGATTTGGAAATTGTTATAAATGGCACCCGCAGACACACTCGGGACGTAGGCACCATCTTTCCCTCACCATGTGCTTTCAAAAATATCCGTTCATCAAACACATTCGGCAGAAGCATTCAGAGTGGCTTTCCCATCCCCACTGCTTCCACATCTAAACCCACCCAAACCCTGACTGCCCCGAAGAAAGACCCTAGCAACAAGAGCAGCCGGACACGCTACCCAAACG GTGTGTCATGGTTCGTCGCAGCTGATGATCTTAAGTGTGATGGTCGCAAGGAAAACCAGCCACAGACCGAATCAGAACCTTGCCCAAGCCAAGTCTGGTTTGAGCCGTACACTAGAACCAGACCCTGGAGAGAAACGACCAGAGAACCactaagagagagacagaaccaGCAAGAACAAGAGAGGCCAACAGAGTCCATAACAGCTACAGAGAGAGATATCAGTGACAAACCCTCGGCTCTTATTCGACTTTCACTACAG GAAGCTCTGGAGCTCCATCGGCCAGAGTTTGTATCTCGTTCACGGGAGCGGATGAAGCGTCTGGGGTTGCTGGTTGAGGAGAGGAGGTTACAGGCAGTcttcaacagagagagagaagagctcTTCAACTGCCCCGCACCATCACGTCCATACAGACCAG CAGCTCCAGTACCCCGTAAACGAGTCGTTCCAAGAAGAGAGATGGTCCAGAGATCCAAAGA TTGGGTAGGGAGGAAATCACACAGTCAGAGaatagacaggacagacagactcAGGAg GAAATATGCTCAACTTCCTGAGGTCCAGAGAAGAAGGGAAGAGGAAAGGAGACAGGCAGAGTACCGCTCCTACCGCCACAATGCTCAACTCTTTAACAAG AAAGTCACTAATCGTGTGCTGGGAAGGAGAGCACCCTGGCAGTGA